In Acaryochloris marina S15, a single genomic region encodes these proteins:
- a CDS encoding bifunctional nuclease family protein, giving the protein MIEMNVAGIALDAATRLPIVLLKDATERRALPIWIGQTEARAILTALESQKTPRPMTHDLMVNCMDQWDIDLERVVIHSLQDNTFYAVLTLQQGDSKKEVDARPSDAIALALRMDSPIWVLEEVVADASIPVDKEADLQEQEEFHEFIDNIRPEDFTQSRGGSEPSAESS; this is encoded by the coding sequence ATGATTGAAATGAATGTTGCGGGTATTGCTTTGGATGCCGCAACCCGCTTGCCTATCGTTCTCTTGAAAGATGCGACGGAACGTCGGGCTTTACCCATTTGGATCGGTCAAACAGAAGCTAGGGCTATTCTCACGGCATTAGAGAGCCAAAAGACCCCACGCCCCATGACTCATGATTTGATGGTGAACTGCATGGATCAGTGGGACATCGATTTAGAGCGGGTGGTGATTCATTCCCTGCAAGACAATACGTTTTATGCGGTGCTGACCTTACAGCAAGGGGATTCTAAAAAAGAAGTCGATGCCCGTCCGAGTGATGCGATCGCACTAGCACTGCGCATGGATAGCCCCATTTGGGTGCTAGAAGAAGTGGTTGCAGATGCCTCTATTCCCGTTGATAAAGAAGCCGATCTGCAAGAACAAGAAGAATTTCACGAATTTATCGATAATATTCGTCCCGAAGACTTTACTCAGAGTCGAGGTGGCAGCGAACCCTCGGCTGAATCTAGCTAA